The nucleotide window GGCAAGTACCTCAAATACTCCTTTATTTAGGCGTAAGATTGAAACATCAAAAGTACCACCGCCCAAATCATAAACCAAGAAGATACCTTCCTGTTTACTATCAAGACCATAAGCTATCGCTGCCGCAGTTGGTTCGTTTAACAACCTTAAAACATTTAATCCAGCTAGTTCAGCTGCATGCTTGGTTGCGCTACGTTGGGCATCATCAAAATAAGCAGGAACGGTAATTACTGCCCCAACTGCCTCCTCACCCAAAGATTCTGTTGCTAGTGCTTTTAGACTTTTTAATATATCAGCAGATACCTGTACCGAATCTTTAATTCCCTGTCGGGTATTAATCTGGATATGACTTGCCTGCTTTACAAATTTATACGGATAGGTAATTTCCGGATCCAGATCAGCAAAGCTTCTACCCATAAATCTTTTTACCGAGACTATCGTATTTGCTGGATCAGTGACTCTTAGCTTCTGTGCCGCACGACCAACCAGAATTGTATCCTCACCGTAATTTACTACCGAGGGGATTAAATTTTTTCCATCCTGATCAGATAACACTACCGCTTCACCACTTTTAACAGTGGCTACTAGCGAATTAGTCGTTCCTAGATCGATTCCAATTGCAATATTTCTCTGATGCGGAACTCCAGACATTTCTGGTTCTGCAATTTGTAACAACGCCATATTTTCCTACTCATTTAGATTTCTGCAATACTACTTGCAACTAATTGCTGCAATTTCACATAAAATGATAATTGTTTAATCGGCTCAATAATTAACTCAAGTTTATCATTAGTAAATAACTCATCTACCTGTTGAACCAATTTTTGTTCTTTAGCTTGCAATTTATTTTCAATTGCCAAGAGCTGATCAAAGTCTTGATTGTCTCTAGCCTCATCAATAGCTTCGCGAACCTCAATCTGCTCTAGCAAAAAAGCATGGCTAAATTTGGTTTCATGTACCAGATCTATTTCCACACCCCGTAATTTTAACAGATATAGCGCTCTCAATAATGGACTAGCGAGAGTTCTATATGCTTCATTTATATAACTAGAAAGTATTAATGACTGATTTGCTACCTCTATAGCTTGATTAGAGTACTTATCCGGATGATATTGCTTTTGCAATTCACGCATATTATTTTGGATTTGTTCCAGATTAATATTAAATATCGGCTCAATACTAAATAATTCAAAAAAATTTAACTTTAACAGTTTATCCATATTCCATTTATTCTTAATTTTTATAATAGACCTCTTTCTTAACCTGCTTCTTTAACTCTTATTCGTTGTCATAAAGTCTTTTGCGATACTCATGTACTTACATGTACATTCCGTTTCTCAAAGCCTTTACTCCTAGTCTAAGAGCAAAATAATTGGTTATGAAAGGGCTCTAATATTATAAGGGATAAATAAAGTAAAAGCCCCATTAAGGGGCTTTTACTTTATTTGGTATTATACCGTGAAGCTCTCTCCACAACCACATTCATCTTTTACATTTGGATTTGTAAACTTAAATCCTTCCTGCAATCCTTCCTTGGTGTAATCAAGGACAGTTCCGTCAAGATACTTGAGACTTTTCTGGTCAACAAATATTTTTATACCATTTGACTCAAACATTTCATCATCTGAATTTGAGCTATCGACAAATTCAAGCTTATAAGCCAGTCCAGAACAACCAGTAGTTTTCACACCAAGACGTAAGCCAATTCCTTTGCCACGCTTAGATAAGAACGCCTGTACCCGACTTGCTGCCGCTTCAGTTGCACTAATCATTATTTATTCACCTATTTACCATGCTTAGCCTGATAGTCTGCAATTGCAGCTTTTATTGCATCTTCCGCCAAAACAGAACAATGTATTTTTACTGGTGGTAATTCTAATTCGTCGGCTATTTGACTATTTTTGATGGTTTTAGCTTCATCTAGAGACTTACCTTTTAACCATTCAGTTACTAAAGATGAAGAAGCAATTGCCGAACCACAACCATAAGTTTTAAATTTAGCATCCTCAATAACACCGTTGTCACCAACTTTAATCTGTAGTTTCATAACGTCACCACAAGAGGGTGCACCAACCATACCAGTACCTACATGTGGATCATTTTTATCAAGTGCTCCAACATTGCGTGGATTTTCATAATGATCAATTACTTTGTTTGAATAAGACATTTTAAATTCCTTTTAATGCAAAATTACGTCGCGTTGGGTATCGTGTGAATCCCATTGGAAATTTTCCACATCAATACCATCTTGAAACATTTCCCATAATGGCGAAAGTTCACGCAGTTTTGCTACTTTTTCCTGCAATAGTTTAATTGTATAATCTATTTCTTCTTCAGTATTAAACCTGCCAATACTGAAACGAATTGAACTGTGTGCCAATTCATCATTCCGTCCAATTGCCCGAAGCACATATGAAGGCTCAAGAGACGCAGAAGTACATGCTGAACCACTCGATACTGCAATATCTTTAATTGCCATCATTAATGACTCACCTTCTACAAAATTGAAGCTAACATTCAAATTCTGTGGCACGCGATGCTCAAGATCACCATTAACATATATTTCTGGGATTGCTTGTAGTCCAGTTAATAATTTATTCTGTAAATACTTTAGTTTTGGTAATTCCACAGCCATTTCAGCTTTAGCAATCGCAAAAGCTTCACCCATACCAACTATCTGATGCGCTGGCAAAGTACCTGATCTAAATCCACGCTCATGTCCGCCACCATGAATAAGAGGTAACAAACGAACTCTTGGTTTACGTCTTACATAAAGTGCACCAACACCTTTTGGCCCATAGACCTTATGTGCCGAAAAACTCATCAGATCAACATTAAGATCAGTAAGACTAAAGTCAACCTTACCCACCGCTTGAGCAGCATCAACATGAAAAATAATACCTTTTTCGCGGCATAATTGACCGATTGCCGAAATATCCTGAATTACACCAATTTCATTATTAACAAACATAACTGAAGCAATTATAGTATCAGGTCTAATTGCGGCAGCAAATTTGGCAATATCAATCAAACCATTTGTTTCAGGAGATAGATAAGTTACTTCAAAACCAACCCGCTCTAATTCACGCATAGTGTCAAGAGTAGCCTTATGTTCAGTCTTAACCGTGATCAGATGCTTACCCTTTTCCTGATAAAATTCAGCTGCACCCTTAAGTGCCAAATTAATTGACTCAGTAGCACCAGATGTCCAGATAATTTCCTTACTATCACAGCCAACGGTATCAGCAACTTGCTGCCGTGCATTTTCAACCGCAGCCTCAGCCGTCCAGCCAAACGAATG belongs to Aquella oligotrophica and includes:
- the hscB gene encoding Fe-S protein assembly co-chaperone HscB; the encoded protein is MDKLLKLNFFELFSIEPIFNINLEQIQNNMRELQKQYHPDKYSNQAIEVANQSLILSSYINEAYRTLASPLLRALYLLKLRGVEIDLVHETKFSHAFLLEQIEVREAIDEARDNQDFDQLLAIENKLQAKEQKLVQQVDELFTNDKLELIIEPIKQLSFYVKLQQLVASSIAEI
- the iscA gene encoding iron-sulfur cluster assembly protein IscA, translated to MISATEAAASRVQAFLSKRGKGIGLRLGVKTTGCSGLAYKLEFVDSSNSDDEMFESNGIKIFVDQKSLKYLDGTVLDYTKEGLQEGFKFTNPNVKDECGCGESFTV
- the iscU gene encoding Fe-S cluster assembly scaffold IscU, translated to MSYSNKVIDHYENPRNVGALDKNDPHVGTGMVGAPSCGDVMKLQIKVGDNGVIEDAKFKTYGCGSAIASSSLVTEWLKGKSLDEAKTIKNSQIADELELPPVKIHCSVLAEDAIKAAIADYQAKHGK
- a CDS encoding IscS subfamily cysteine desulfurase; its protein translation is MKIKLPIYLDNSATTKIDPRVLAKMLPYLTDDFGNPASRSHSFGWTAEAAVENARQQVADTVGCDSKEIIWTSGATESINLALKGAAEFYQEKGKHLITVKTEHKATLDTMRELERVGFEVTYLSPETNGLIDIAKFAAAIRPDTIIASVMFVNNEIGVIQDISAIGQLCREKGIIFHVDAAQAVGKVDFSLTDLNVDLMSFSAHKVYGPKGVGALYVRRKPRVRLLPLIHGGGHERGFRSGTLPAHQIVGMGEAFAIAKAEMAVELPKLKYLQNKLLTGLQAIPEIYVNGDLEHRVPQNLNVSFNFVEGESLMMAIKDIAVSSGSACTSASLEPSYVLRAIGRNDELAHSSIRFSIGRFNTEEEIDYTIKLLQEKVAKLRELSPLWEMFQDGIDVENFQWDSHDTQRDVILH